The following coding sequences lie in one Lolium perenne isolate Kyuss_39 chromosome 2, Kyuss_2.0, whole genome shotgun sequence genomic window:
- the LOC127330254 gene encoding RING-H2 finger protein ATL70 produces the protein MSTGTPPPADLFGSSGIGGFGYGVGVSIGILLIVATIAFAVYFCARASSTPVATAGAFPAPAPPRRDDNDVELGGIDEATLEAYPAVMYREARKKQRQSAGEEAACCAVCLERYGDSDEVRMLPDCGHLFHRECVDQWLRQRPTCPVCRTSPLPSPMPTPLAEVTPLALVRPS, from the coding sequence ATGAGCACCGGCACGCCGCCGCCGGCCGACCTATTCGGGTCGAGCGGCATCGGCGGGTTCGGTTATGGCGTGGGCGTCTCCATCGGCATCCTCCTCATCGTCGCCACCATCGCGTTCGCCGTCTACTTCTGCGCCCGCGCGTCGTCCACGCCCGTTGCCACCGCCGGCGCGTTTCCAGCGCCGGCGCCGCCCCGTCGTGACGACAACGACGTCGAGCTCGGCGGCATCGACGAGGCGACGCTTGAGGCGTACCCGGCGGTGATGTACCGGGAGGCGAGGAAGAAGCAGCGGCAGTCCGCAGGGGAGGAGGCTGCGTGCTGCGCCGTTTGCCTGGAGAGGTACGGGGACAGCGACGAGGTCCGGATGCTGCCGGACTGCGGGCACCTGTTCCACCGCGAGTGCGTCGACCAGTGGCTCCGGCAGAGGCCCACGTGCCCGGTGTGCCGGACGTCGCCGCTGCCGAGCCCCATGCCGACGCCGCTCGCCGAGGTGACGCCACTGGCGCTGGTAAGGCCGTCGTGA